Genomic window (Pseudanabaena sp. FACHB-2040):
CAAGTAAGCGTAAGAGACGCCCTGTCCCAAAAAGTAAGCAAAGAGGAACAAGGCAATCCGTTTAGGTCACTCTCTGGCGGCACCTCGATCAACTCCCCGTTCACGAGCTCATAGCGGG
Coding sequences:
- a CDS encoding Uma2 family endonuclease, translated to MTQAAARTLTFEEYLAYNDRADTRYELVNGELIEVPPESDLNGLPCSSLLTFWDRASLTLT